One segment of Streptomyces roseifaciens DNA contains the following:
- a CDS encoding ABC transporter substrate-binding protein, which yields MTTHLRPPLHRLRRALAALLAVIIGTAVLAACGGDEKAKDEGKAAGGTGFPRSITHAMGTTEIKQKPKRVVVLDTGELDDVTMLGIEPVGAVSPHMKTEGGFPQYLSAKTKNTKDVGPMAEPNIERIISLKPDLILSSKVRHAKVYDRLKGIAPTVFTETTGAPWKENLKVHAKALGLEKEAEAAMGAYEKRAKALGEEIKKKNNGTMPTASVVRFVAGPTRLYQKASFSGVVLSDTGLRRPASQDVDAPMTDVSPEQIDKADADLVFVTVADDPEKTQQSAVQDNPLWKGLGAVKNDKVVQVPDETWMSGIGIQAANRVVDDIAKAAGVDVPK from the coding sequence GTGACCACCCACCTCAGACCACCCCTCCACCGGCTGCGCAGGGCGCTCGCCGCGCTCCTCGCCGTGATCATCGGCACGGCCGTGCTCGCCGCGTGCGGCGGCGACGAGAAGGCGAAGGACGAGGGCAAGGCCGCGGGCGGCACCGGCTTCCCGCGCTCGATCACCCACGCCATGGGCACCACCGAGATCAAGCAGAAGCCGAAGCGCGTCGTCGTCCTCGACACCGGCGAACTCGACGACGTCACCATGCTCGGCATCGAGCCCGTCGGCGCGGTCTCCCCCCACATGAAGACCGAGGGCGGCTTCCCGCAGTACCTGTCGGCGAAGACGAAGAACACCAAGGACGTCGGCCCCATGGCCGAGCCGAACATCGAGCGGATCATCTCCCTCAAGCCCGACCTGATCCTGTCCTCCAAGGTCCGCCACGCCAAGGTCTACGACCGCCTCAAGGGCATCGCCCCGACCGTCTTCACCGAGACCACCGGCGCGCCCTGGAAGGAGAACCTCAAGGTCCACGCCAAGGCACTCGGCCTGGAGAAGGAGGCGGAGGCGGCCATGGGTGCGTACGAGAAGCGCGCCAAGGCCCTCGGCGAGGAGATCAAGAAGAAGAACAACGGCACGATGCCGACCGCGTCCGTCGTCCGCTTCGTCGCCGGCCCCACGCGCCTCTACCAGAAGGCCTCCTTCAGCGGCGTCGTCCTCTCCGACACCGGCCTGCGCCGCCCCGCCTCGCAGGACGTCGACGCCCCGATGACGGACGTCTCGCCGGAGCAGATCGACAAGGCCGACGCCGACCTCGTCTTCGTCACCGTCGCCGACGACCCCGAGAAGACCCAGCAGAGCGCCGTCCAGGACAACCCGCTGTGGAAGGGCCTCGGCGCCGTCAAGAACGACAAGGTCGTCCAGGTGCCGGACGAGACGTGGATGTCCGGCATCGGCATCCAGGCCGCCAACCGCGTCGTGGACGACATCGCCAAGGCCGCCGGCGTCGACGTCCCCAAGTAG
- a CDS encoding ATP-grasp domain-containing protein, translated as MRLHLLALNPTDSVTLGFLPAAARLGVEVTLLTDQPAAHRRAYEQSVADGGKLPELSVLGCDVTDFREVVARISALGRSARPDAVFTNSDHLQPQAALAAAYFGLPGKDWRSALDAKNKAQLRRRLAEAGADTVRSAELAPGDEPEGLPGRLADLGLPFPCVVKPREGVASEDVVLAEDEASLVRHCHDIRTRRPGASLLVEEYLDGELHTLETLGDGSTLHALASFRTRLSPLPHFIEERLDLLPAPPQPHTEQVLAQLRALGVGFGACHTEYVAQGSRARIIEVNYRAIGDQCDLALADALGVPLFEHVLRTHLGEPLPADLGARPDGRLRVEYVCADRGGTLEKAPPASDTERDGVRLVYRPLRGTGEAHPLHRTNRDYLGVIRATGTDQGRIDREVDAFLAAQRWEIMS; from the coding sequence GTGCGGCTTCACCTCCTCGCCCTGAACCCGACCGACTCCGTCACCCTCGGCTTCCTGCCCGCGGCCGCCCGTCTCGGAGTCGAGGTCACGCTCCTCACCGACCAGCCCGCCGCCCACCGCCGCGCGTACGAACAGAGCGTCGCCGACGGCGGCAAACTGCCCGAACTCTCCGTCCTCGGCTGCGACGTCACCGACTTCCGCGAGGTCGTCGCCCGGATCTCCGCGCTCGGCCGGTCGGCCCGCCCCGACGCCGTCTTCACCAACAGCGACCACCTCCAGCCCCAGGCCGCTCTGGCCGCCGCCTACTTCGGCCTGCCCGGCAAGGACTGGCGCTCCGCCCTCGACGCCAAGAACAAGGCCCAGCTGCGCCGCCGCCTCGCCGAGGCCGGCGCCGACACCGTCCGCTCCGCCGAACTCGCCCCCGGCGACGAGCCGGAGGGCCTGCCCGGCCGGCTCGCGGACCTGGGCCTGCCCTTCCCCTGCGTCGTCAAGCCGCGCGAGGGCGTGGCCAGCGAGGACGTCGTGCTCGCCGAGGACGAGGCGTCCCTCGTCCGCCACTGTCACGACATCCGCACCCGCAGGCCCGGCGCCTCCCTCCTCGTGGAGGAGTACCTGGACGGCGAGCTGCACACCCTGGAGACGCTCGGCGACGGCAGCACCCTGCACGCCCTCGCCTCCTTCCGCACCCGCCTGTCCCCGCTGCCGCACTTCATCGAGGAACGCCTCGACCTGCTGCCCGCACCGCCGCAGCCGCACACGGAACAGGTGCTCGCCCAGCTGCGCGCCCTCGGCGTCGGCTTCGGCGCCTGCCACACCGAGTACGTGGCCCAGGGCTCCCGCGCCCGCATCATCGAGGTCAACTACCGCGCCATCGGCGACCAGTGCGACCTCGCCCTCGCCGACGCCCTCGGCGTCCCCCTCTTCGAGCACGTCCTGCGCACCCACCTCGGCGAGCCGCTGCCCGCGGACCTCGGCGCGCGACCTGACGGGCGGCTGCGCGTGGAGTATGTCTGTGCGGACCGCGGGGGTACGCTCGAAAAGGCCCCCCCGGCGAGCGACACCGAGCGCGACGGCGTACGGCTGGTCTACCGGCCGCTGCGCGGAACCGGCGAGGCGCACCCGCTCCATCGCACCAACCGCGACTACCTCGGCGTCATCAGGGCGACCGGCACCGACCAGGGCCGGATCGACCGGGAAGTCGACGCGTTCCTGGCCGCACAGCGCTGGGAGATCATGTCATGA